AACAACTTTCGCAATACACGCAATACGTGTTCAATCAATTCAGTATTAATCCGGCGGTAGCGGGAAGTAAGGATTGTTTGGATGTGAGATTAGGGTTCCGGCAACAATGGGTAGGACTCCCCGGTGCGCCTACCACAGGATGGGCAAGTTTGCATGCGTCATTGAAAGGTAAGAACAAGCCATTCCAGAATAACAAGCATGGCATTGGCATGTTCGTGGAAGCGGATCAAGCCGGAAATTGGGGGTATACCCGATTTCTTCTTGCCTATGCCTACCACATTCAAATGTCGAAGGATTACTACATGGCCTTGGGCGTGTTCGCAGGAGTGCAGCAAATGAAATTTGATGTGGGCGAAGCGTTCCTGAGCGATGCTGGAGATCCTGCACTCGACGGTAAGGCCACGTCGCTGGTCGTCCCGGATATTTCACCAGGTATCTGGGTTTACGGAAAGCGATTCTGGGGTGGACTGGCATTGCAACAAGCATTGGGTAATAAGATCAAGAACATCGGGACGAGTTCCAAATTGGCCCGTCATTTCAAACTCAGTGCTGGCTACCGATTCAAACTGGGTACGAAGATGTCCTTTACACCGAGCACCATGTTCAAGGTAGCAGAAGGTTCACCGGTAGCGTTGGATGTCAACGCAATGATCGAGTGGAACAGGGTCATCGCCTTGGGTATTGGTTACAGGAACGGAGATGCATTGACCTTAATGATGAAGGTAGGATTCCTGCAGTTCTTCCAACTCGGTTATAGTTATGATGTTACAACTTCACGATTGCGTGAAGGTAGTTCCAATACACACGAGATCATTCTGGGAGTTACGCCCTGTTCGAAAGCAGGTAAGGATAAACGAATGATCAACTGCCCTGCATTCGATTAGGTAAAGAACAAAACATGAAGCGGATCAATAACACGATCAAGACCGCACTGCTCCTTTTGCTTGCAACGTTTTCCGTTGCGGTTCATGCTCAGACCCTTTATTGGGTTGGTGGCAATGGATCATGGAATGATGCCGGGAATTGGAGCGCCACGGAAAATGGCATCGGGGGCGCAGGTGTGCCGCGTATTCAGAACGATGTCGTAATAGCACCTCAGGCTAATTCCGTTCTAACGATAAACGGTGTTGCATGGTGCGCGGGACTGCATGTGTATGGGTCGCTTGCGCGCGTTCGTGTTGAAGGGGATAGTGGTTCGGAGATCAACGTTGCAGGAGGTTGGTCCGCAATGGGTGATGTTCAATGGCTTCATAGCGGAACGGTGAACTTGATCAAACAACATGGTGGGGAGATCCTCGACCTTCGCGGAACGCCGATCAACGCTACTGTTAGTTGTGATGCAAGTGGATCCTGGTCCATGCAAAGCGACCTTGTGCTCACGGATCGTGACCTTCGTTTGAACCATGGAACATTGATCACCAACGGCAATAAATTGGAGGCGAGAGCATTGATCCAACAACGGAGAAGCAGCGGCCGGTTACTAGCCAACAATGGCATTGTGAAATTGAATGAAATGCCGGATGACGTAGTGATCCGCAATTCCATTGATCACGACAACGCACTGCTTATTGTAGCCGATGTGCAAGTTCCATGGGGACCTGTGCTGAACGGCGATGATAGGGATATCAGCGTTTGCGCTACCGGACCTGGTCAAACTCCGTTCACGATCAATGCTACGGTAACCAGTAATTACAATGGATTCGGTGTGCGTTGCAGAGGAAATTGCAATGCGACGGTCACTGTTTCAGTAACCGGCGGCATTGGTAGTTTTACCTACAGTTGGTTGGGTGGTCCGCAAACGCAAACATGGACAGCAGCATGCGGTGGACCGCAGATCGTGATCGTGACCGACCAAGGACAAGGGGTTTCATGTGCTGTTCAGGTAACCGTTTCTGAACCGCCGCCGCTGGGTGTGATCTTCTTTGGACAAGGAACGCCACCTACTTGTGCGAATTTTTGCAACGGAACGCGCACCGCGTTGGCCGTAGGCGGTGTACAGCCTCCTGCATATAACTGGAACAATGGCGCCGGCACGGGTCCTTCATTCAGCCAACTCTGTGCAGGTACCAATACGCTGCAGGTCACCGATCTGAATAATTGCACGTTCGATACGGTCTTCGTATTCAATCTCCAGCCGATCATTCCAAACCTTACCAGTACGGATGTGACCTGTTTCGGGAACTGTGACGGTACCGCTCAGGTTGCTCCGGTTGGTGGCACAGGGCAGCTAACATTCAATTGGGGTCCGGGCACCATTACGGGTCAAGGGACCAATAGTGTAAGTGGATTGTGCCCTGGAAATTACAACGTAACACTGACAGATCTGAATGGATGTGATACCACGCAGGTCTTCACGATCGGCCAACCAGCGCCGATCGTTCCAGCACTTGTTACGTTCCCTGCAAGTTGTTTCGGACTATGCGACGGAGCTGCAACCGTTAGCCCAGGTGGTGCTGCTGGTGACTACAGTTTTTTATGGAGTCCAGGAGGACAAACAAGCTCAACAGCGATAGGACTTTGCGCACAAGCCTATTCCGTATTGATCACCGATACGCAAAGTGGTTGCGACACTACGATCGTGTTCACCATCGATTCACCAACGTTCATTGATGCACAAGCAACGATCGAGGACGCTTCATGTGCAGGCGAATGCGATGGATCGATAGTGCTTACTACAACGGGTGGGTCTGGCGTGTTTTCCTATCTGTGGGCACTACCGCTTGTAAATACAAGTTCCAGTGCGATCAACCTCTGTGCTGGAACCTATGCCGTAACCGTTTCGGATAACTCCGGATGCGATACCACCTTGACATTCATCGTAAATGAACCGCTTCCCTTGGATCCAATTCTTACAACCACCGATGTTTCCTGTAACGGCATTTGTGATGGAACAGCCAGTGCGTCCGTTTCCGGCGGGGCGGGTGGATTCATTTATCTCTGGACACCGAACGTAACAGGCCAAGGAACTCCGAACGCTATGGATCTCTGCGCCGGACCGCATAGTTTGTTGATCACCGATATGAACGGTTGCGATACATTGATCAACTTCATTATCAATGAACCATTCCCACTTACTGCAGTGCCTTCACAGACCGACATTACTTGTGGAACAGCGTGCATTGGTGCTGCCGGAGTTGTCCTAAGTGGCGGCACTACCGATTATGAATATCTCTGGACCCCTAATGTGAACGGGCAAGGCACGGCCAATGCTACGGACCTCTGTGCCGGGGTTTATAGCGTGTTGATCACCGATGATAACGGGTGCGAACTAGTGGTTCCATTCACAATATTGGATGCCGTTCCGATCACACTATCGTTACAAGTAACTCCTGTTTCTTGCCCAGGTGATTGCGATGGTACAGCAGGTGTGATCGCTGCCGGTGGTGCTGGAGGATTCGTTTATGATTGGCAGCCGGACCCAACCGGAACGCTTCCAGGACAAGGCACAGCGAACGTTACAGGTCTTTGTGCGATCGCATATTCTGTAACGATAACCGACATGGCGGGTTGCGATACGACGATCGCTTTCACGGTACCTGCGCCGGACCCGATCAACGTTACATCCGTTGTGAGCGATATATCCTGTTCGGGTGATTGCGATGGGTCGATCATCCTCACTACAACGGGTGGTGACGGAACGTTCACTTATGTTTGGACACCACCGATCACGCCATCAACAGGAAGCGCTACGGATCTATGCGCTGGCAGTTATTCGGTAACCGTTTCATCCGGTGGATGTGATACCACGTTGGTCTTTGAGATCGATGAACCTGTTGCGATCGATGCGACGCTGACGACGACCGATATTGCATGTGCAGGAGTTTGTAGCGGGTCTGCTTCTGCTACGGCATCAGGAGGAACAGGCATACTTACGTATACATGGGCACCCGATCCGATCAACGGTCAAGGGACCGACACGGCTACTGACCTGTGTGCCGGAAACTACACCTTGACCATTGCAGATGCAGCTGGATGCGATACGGTTATTGCATTCACCATCCTCGATGCGCAACCGCTTGTAACGTCACTGGATATAGTGCAGACTGATTGTGGCGGAGTTTGCAATGGGTCAGCTACCGCAGTTGTGCCCGGTACGATCGGGAACGTGACCTACCTCTGGGAACCAGGAACCATCACGGGCCAAGGAACTGATATGGCCACAGGCCTTTGCGCCGGTCCGTACACGCTCACGGTAACGAGCCCGAATGGTTGCGATACCACTGTGCAATTCATCATCGGCACGCCATCCGGTATCGATGCGATCCCTGCGGTTACTGATGTTTCCTGCGGAAATGTGTGCGATGGTGCGATCAGCGTTCCAGCCACAGGCGGTACGGGTATGCTTACTTATGTCTGGGCGCCAACACCGATCAACGGCCAAGGCACACCCAACGTGACCGATCTCTGCGTAGGGAGCTATACACTGGTGATCACCGATGCTGCTGCTTGCGATACAACCCTACTGATCGATGTGGGTGGCGTGGATCCGATCGACCCGAACTTGACACTTTCGCATGAGACGTGCTACAACGGGCCATGTGATGGTACCATAACGGTAATGCCGACAGGAGGTACAGGTATCTATGAATACCTGTGGACACCGAACGTGACAGGCCAAGGAACATCGGAAGCAACTGGACTATGTCCCGGTGATTACAGTGTTACCATTTCTGATGTGGGTGGTGGATGTGACACAACGGTTACGACAACTATCCTTCCTATTCCGATCCTGAGTTTTGATGTGGAAGTTACCGCTGGGTCTTGCGCGAATGAATGTGGAGGAGAGGCGCATATTGATCCACTTTCGGGTAACGCACCTTTCCACTATCAATGGATCCCAGCTCCAACAATTGGTTCGGATACTACCGATACTGGAATGGGGCTTTGTGCCGGAACGTACATTGTGAACATCTCGGAAGCAGCGGGGTGCGATACGGCGATCACGATCATCATTACTACTGCGCCACCGATCATTCCTGATCTGACGATCACGCCGGAAACCTGTGCGTCACCTTGCTCCGGATCTGCTACCGTAGCTCCAACCGGCGGGCAAGGAACCATCATTGCGGATTGGCAACCGGACGCGAACATTGGTGGCCAAGGAACATATACCGCCACAGGCTTATGCGCAGGCACGACCTATACCGTTACGCTCACTGACAGTACCGGATGCGATACGACGATCACATTCAATGTGGATCCATTCACCGATATTCTGGCAAACATCAGTAGCACACCAACATTGTGTTCGGATACCTGTAATGGTACTGCAACGGCTGGCCCGACCGGTGGTACGCCGCCCTATACATTCTCGTGGAGTCCAGAACCGGGCGGTGGTCAAGGAACGCCAATGGCCACCGGTCTTTGCCCTGGTTCATACGACCTGTTGATCACGGATAGTGTAGGTTGTCCACACACGGAGTCCGTGTTGATATTGGGCCCGGATCCAATAGTGGATAACGCGGTGGTCACGCCAATTTCATGCGGCGGTGAATGCGATGGAACAATAACATTGAATGCAACGGGAGGCGATGGAACGTATCAATATTCATGGAGTCCGAATGTGATAGGACAGGGTACGGGAGCGGCCATTGACCTATGCGCTGGAACGTACAATGTTACAGTTACGGATGGCAACGGATGCGATTCGACCTTCACCTACGTCCTGATCGAACCACCTGTTCTGGTAATTTCTACATCGAGTACGAGTAGTCAATGTAGTTTGTGCGTGGGAACAGCCACGGTGCAGATCTCAGGAGGTACACTTGGTTTTGTAATTGCATGGACCGATGCGCTTGGGAATAACGTCGGGTCGACAGCAACACTTATCGACCTCTGCGCTGGCATCTACACGGTTCTTGTCACGGACACGAACGGTTGTTCTACACAATCGACCGTACCGGTGAGTGATGAAGATAGCGAAGTGTTGACCACTGCAAGTGGAGTCACGTCCTGTACCAATTCATGTGATGGTATAGTATCTGTCTCTTATGTATGTAGCGCACCGCTGTGCACTGTGCTTTGGACAGATGCACTTGGTAACGACCTGAATCAACCTACGGATCAGGCAACGGGATTATGCCCTGGAATCTACTACGTGCAAGTGACCAACGGCAACGGATGCGTTTCGATCGATACGGCATTCGTCACGCCACCAACAGGACTGATAGCGAACATCAGTAGTGTGCCGGTGAGTTGTTCCGGTGAGTGCAATGGAGAAGCAACAGTTGGCGTTAGCGGAGTGTCAGGTCCATTCACGTTCACCTGGAGCCCGGAGCCTCCGCCGATCAACGGTCAAGGGACACCATCCGTTACGGGTTTGTGTGCTGGAACCTATTCGATCTTGATCACATATGGTGCTGGCTGCGATACGACAGTAAGTGTATTGATCCTGGAACCATTGCCATTAGCACTAGCGCCAGTTGTAACCGACGTTTCGTGTAATGGAGATTGCGACGGAACCATTGCGCCAACTGCGCAAGGAGGCGACGGTAGTTACACCTACTTCTGGACGCCTGTTCCACCGAACGGACAAGGTGTGCCAATAGCGACCGGACTCTGTGCTGGAGATCATATTCTGACCGTAACGGATGGAAATGGCTGCTCGATCACGGACACGATCACGGTCAACGAACCTCAACTATTGGAAGTGACTGCGACCAGTACAATTAGTAGTTGTCCTGCTTGCGATGGCACCGCTAGTGCACTGGTTGTTGGTGGTACTCCGCCGTTCAACTTCAGCTGGATGTTGAATGGTACTGAAATAGGTACGGATCAGAATGCGGTGGATCTCTGTGGAGGCCTGTACAACCTTACTGTGACCGATAGCAGTGGATGTACAGCACAGTTGCTGGTCCCTGTTCAAAATGCTAATGCGGAAACGCTCACCATGATCAACGGTTTCACGAGTTGTGCGAACGACTGTGATGGGATCGTAAGTGTGGATTATATCTGCAGCGCTCCGATCTGTACGACCGTTTGGTACAACGCGGCCGGTGACTCTATTGCGAATACGCTTACTGTAAGTGGCCTTTGCCATGGCGATTACTTTGTTGAAGTGACGAACGCGAATGGTTGCATCGCGATCGATACGGCGCAGGTTCTACCATCAACCACGTTGACGATCAACATCACGAACACACCGCCAAGCTGTCCAGGTGATTGCGATGCAACGGCTACTGTTGGAGCCATGGGAGGAGTTCCGCCCTATACGTTCGTATGGAATGATCCCAATAACCAAACGACGCCACAGGCCATTGATCTATGCGCAGGTACGTATGCGGTGTTGATCACCGATTCAACCGGATGTGATACCACGGTCACCGTATTGATCCAGGATCCATTACCGATCACGATCTCCGGTGTTGCCACGGATATACTTTGCAACGGGGTCTGCGATGGAACGATCACTACGCTAGTGTCAGGTGGTACCGGAACGCTTACATACGCATGGTCTCCTGACCCGGGGAATGGACAGGGTACGAACATTGCATCACAATTGTGCGCTGATTCATACACGTTGACCCTTACCGATGCGAATGGGTGCACCGCCACACAGACATGGACGATCAATGAACCACCTGCTATTGTCCTCTCCGCAACGAGCATTCAAAGCGAATGCGGTATTTGCAATGGCAGTGCGGAGGTAGATGTAATTGGTGGAACGCCGGGCTATACCTACCTCTGGACATTGGGTGCCGCGATCTATGGAACCGATAGCATATTGGGTGGTGTGTGTGCTGGTCTGTATTCTGTTCTGGTAACGGATGATAATGGTTGCCAAGCTGCACTGCTGGTGCCTGTTACGGATATCGATGGCGAAGTGATCACCGCTTCCGGCGATACTACAACGTGTGCAAATACATGCGATGGAACCGTGAATGTCGATTTCGTTTGCTCGGATCCAAGTTGCACGATCGCTTGGTTCGATGGGGCAGGAAATGATCTCCTACAGAACACGAATACCGTTTCAGGTCTTTGTGCAGGTATGTATTTGGTTCAGGTCACCAATGCTACCGGTTGTATCACGTTGGACACGGCCTTTGTTACAGCTCCGCCTGATCTGGTCCCGAACTTGAGTACCACGCAGGTCAGTTGTTTCGGGGAATGTGATGGTTCCGCAACGATAGCACCTACGGGCGGAAGCGGTGAGTACGATTATGTTTGGAACCCGCCACCTGTTGGACAAGGAACTCCGCAAGCCACGCAGCTGTGCGTTGGTTCCATATCAGTAACGGTTACCGATACAGTGACCGGGTGTAGCACGCTGTTCAGTGCACTGATCCTAGGGCCCGATCTGTTAACTGCCAATATCATTGCCACGAACCCTTCTTGCAATGGCGTTTGTGATGGAACCATTTCAATTGATCCGCAAGGAGGTACGCCCGGTTATTCCTATTCGTGGTCTGATCCATTATTGCCGGATACCAGCAGCTTGAATAGCTTGTGTGCCGGAACCTATGATGTGACAATTACGGACCTGAACGGATGTGATACAACAATTACAATTACGTTGATCGATCCACCTTTTCTGCAAGCTCAGTTGGACTTGATCAATAATACTTGCGCTGGTAATTGCATCGGTTCCGCTATGGCAACCATCAGCGGTGGTGTGCCGCCCTACACTCTTTCCTGGACGGATCAAAATGGAACACTGATCGATCAGGATACGGTCATGATCGGTTCGCTCTGCGCCGGAACCTATCAATTGATCATTATCGATTCCGGTGGATGTCAGCTTCTCCTGCCGTTCGGTATTACTGAGGGATCCGCGATCGATCCGGCTCTTGTATTCACCAACGAAACATGTGTTGGACCGTGTGATGGTGCAGCAACTTTGTCTGCGACAGGTGGCACAGGTACACTGACATACTTATGGGAACCAGGTGTCATTACGGGGCAAGGAACGAATACGGTAACCGGGCTTTGTGCGCAAGCATATACTGTTACGGTTACGGATTCATTGGGTTGCGATACCATTGTTGCGTTCACCGTTCTTCCTTATGCTCCGATCGATCCGAATGTGGTACAGCAGGATATTCTTTGCAATGGATCATGTGATGGTAGCATCGTGCTCGCCCCGACAGGTGGATCAGGTGTGTACACGTATGCTTGGACAGTACCGAACGGTCCTATACCGAACGAGGCAACGGCTTTATGTCCGGGAG
The nucleotide sequence above comes from Flavobacteriales bacterium. Encoded proteins:
- a CDS encoding type IX secretion system membrane protein PorP/SprF; this encodes MRGALIVCIVMLVGTVGCAQQLSQYTQYVFNQFSINPAVAGSKDCLDVRLGFRQQWVGLPGAPTTGWASLHASLKGKNKPFQNNKHGIGMFVEADQAGNWGYTRFLLAYAYHIQMSKDYYMALGVFAGVQQMKFDVGEAFLSDAGDPALDGKATSLVVPDISPGIWVYGKRFWGGLALQQALGNKIKNIGTSSKLARHFKLSAGYRFKLGTKMSFTPSTMFKVAEGSPVALDVNAMIEWNRVIALGIGYRNGDALTLMMKVGFLQFFQLGYSYDVTTSRLREGSSNTHEIILGVTPCSKAGKDKRMINCPAFD
- a CDS encoding gliding motility-associated C-terminal domain-containing protein; amino-acid sequence: MKRINNTIKTALLLLLATFSVAVHAQTLYWVGGNGSWNDAGNWSATENGIGGAGVPRIQNDVVIAPQANSVLTINGVAWCAGLHVYGSLARVRVEGDSGSEINVAGGWSAMGDVQWLHSGTVNLIKQHGGEILDLRGTPINATVSCDASGSWSMQSDLVLTDRDLRLNHGTLITNGNKLEARALIQQRRSSGRLLANNGIVKLNEMPDDVVIRNSIDHDNALLIVADVQVPWGPVLNGDDRDISVCATGPGQTPFTINATVTSNYNGFGVRCRGNCNATVTVSVTGGIGSFTYSWLGGPQTQTWTAACGGPQIVIVTDQGQGVSCAVQVTVSEPPPLGVIFFGQGTPPTCANFCNGTRTALAVGGVQPPAYNWNNGAGTGPSFSQLCAGTNTLQVTDLNNCTFDTVFVFNLQPIIPNLTSTDVTCFGNCDGTAQVAPVGGTGQLTFNWGPGTITGQGTNSVSGLCPGNYNVTLTDLNGCDTTQVFTIGQPAPIVPALVTFPASCFGLCDGAATVSPGGAAGDYSFLWSPGGQTSSTAIGLCAQAYSVLITDTQSGCDTTIVFTIDSPTFIDAQATIEDASCAGECDGSIVLTTTGGSGVFSYLWALPLVNTSSSAINLCAGTYAVTVSDNSGCDTTLTFIVNEPLPLDPILTTTDVSCNGICDGTASASVSGGAGGFIYLWTPNVTGQGTPNAMDLCAGPHSLLITDMNGCDTLINFIINEPFPLTAVPSQTDITCGTACIGAAGVVLSGGTTDYEYLWTPNVNGQGTANATDLCAGVYSVLITDDNGCELVVPFTILDAVPITLSLQVTPVSCPGDCDGTAGVIAAGGAGGFVYDWQPDPTGTLPGQGTANVTGLCAIAYSVTITDMAGCDTTIAFTVPAPDPINVTSVVSDISCSGDCDGSIILTTTGGDGTFTYVWTPPITPSTGSATDLCAGSYSVTVSSGGCDTTLVFEIDEPVAIDATLTTTDIACAGVCSGSASATASGGTGILTYTWAPDPINGQGTDTATDLCAGNYTLTIADAAGCDTVIAFTILDAQPLVTSLDIVQTDCGGVCNGSATAVVPGTIGNVTYLWEPGTITGQGTDMATGLCAGPYTLTVTSPNGCDTTVQFIIGTPSGIDAIPAVTDVSCGNVCDGAISVPATGGTGMLTYVWAPTPINGQGTPNVTDLCVGSYTLVITDAAACDTTLLIDVGGVDPIDPNLTLSHETCYNGPCDGTITVMPTGGTGIYEYLWTPNVTGQGTSEATGLCPGDYSVTISDVGGGCDTTVTTTILPIPILSFDVEVTAGSCANECGGEAHIDPLSGNAPFHYQWIPAPTIGSDTTDTGMGLCAGTYIVNISEAAGCDTAITIIITTAPPIIPDLTITPETCASPCSGSATVAPTGGQGTIIADWQPDANIGGQGTYTATGLCAGTTYTVTLTDSTGCDTTITFNVDPFTDILANISSTPTLCSDTCNGTATAGPTGGTPPYTFSWSPEPGGGQGTPMATGLCPGSYDLLITDSVGCPHTESVLILGPDPIVDNAVVTPISCGGECDGTITLNATGGDGTYQYSWSPNVIGQGTGAAIDLCAGTYNVTVTDGNGCDSTFTYVLIEPPVLVISTSSTSSQCSLCVGTATVQISGGTLGFVIAWTDALGNNVGSTATLIDLCAGIYTVLVTDTNGCSTQSTVPVSDEDSEVLTTASGVTSCTNSCDGIVSVSYVCSAPLCTVLWTDALGNDLNQPTDQATGLCPGIYYVQVTNGNGCVSIDTAFVTPPTGLIANISSVPVSCSGECNGEATVGVSGVSGPFTFTWSPEPPPINGQGTPSVTGLCAGTYSILITYGAGCDTTVSVLILEPLPLALAPVVTDVSCNGDCDGTIAPTAQGGDGSYTYFWTPVPPNGQGVPIATGLCAGDHILTVTDGNGCSITDTITVNEPQLLEVTATSTISSCPACDGTASALVVGGTPPFNFSWMLNGTEIGTDQNAVDLCGGLYNLTVTDSSGCTAQLLVPVQNANAETLTMINGFTSCANDCDGIVSVDYICSAPICTTVWYNAAGDSIANTLTVSGLCHGDYFVEVTNANGCIAIDTAQVLPSTTLTINITNTPPSCPGDCDATATVGAMGGVPPYTFVWNDPNNQTTPQAIDLCAGTYAVLITDSTGCDTTVTVLIQDPLPITISGVATDILCNGVCDGTITTLVSGGTGTLTYAWSPDPGNGQGTNIASQLCADSYTLTLTDANGCTATQTWTINEPPAIVLSATSIQSECGICNGSAEVDVIGGTPGYTYLWTLGAAIYGTDSILGGVCAGLYSVLVTDDNGCQAALLVPVTDIDGEVITASGDTTTCANTCDGTVNVDFVCSDPSCTIAWFDGAGNDLLQNTNTVSGLCAGMYLVQVTNATGCITLDTAFVTAPPDLVPNLSTTQVSCFGECDGSATIAPTGGSGEYDYVWNPPPVGQGTPQATQLCVGSISVTVTDTVTGCSTLFSALILGPDLLTANIIATNPSCNGVCDGTISIDPQGGTPGYSYSWSDPLLPDTSSLNSLCAGTYDVTITDLNGCDTTITITLIDPPFLQAQLDLINNTCAGNCIGSAMATISGGVPPYTLSWTDQNGTLIDQDTVMIGSLCAGTYQLIIIDSGGCQLLLPFGITEGSAIDPALVFTNETCVGPCDGAATLSATGGTGTLTYLWEPGVITGQGTNTVTGLCAQAYTVTVTDSLGCDTIVAFTVLPYAPIDPNVVQQDILCNGSCDGSIVLAPTGGSGVYTYAWTVPNGPIPNEATALCPGVISVTIDDGTVCDTTLIFSISEPSAVTIIIDTVVDASCLTATDGLINSTIGGGTGQTVIAWQGPNNFTSTSEDIANLAPGSYTVTVTDDNLCTATATVTVNALSPVQADAGPDVIQCTGTITLLDGSGSTGATSYLWTDDQNIEVGTSAVIDVGVLAPGSHTFTLTAIDGPCTSTDQVTITVIQLPIADAGPDQFIFLSGTVTLGGSPTGPNGSSYIWVPDSVLSSNGASNPEAEPNVTSWFTVTVTGPNGCVAVDSVLVTVLPDVVFPSGFTPNGDGYNEYWQIDFVDKFPQMEVEIYNRWGEMLFESVGYGTPWDGRYNGGYVPVGTYYYVIKLNDPLFPDAYTGPLTVIR